The Cervus elaphus chromosome 30, mCerEla1.1, whole genome shotgun sequence genome segment GGTCCCCTCCTCGGCCGCCCAGACCCCGGCGCGGCGTCTTCTCACTGCTTATTTGGGAGAGTTTCTAATGGCGGACGAGGAGCGGGCAGGTCTCAGGCTCCGGGCCAGCACGGGGGTTTCCGCCCCGCGGTGACGCGAGCTGCGGGCGAGTGGGTTCCTGAGGGACGGCGGCGGCGTCGCACGGGCCGAATCTGGGGATAGGCGTCTCCGCGGGCTCGAGGCCGCGCTCGCCCTCCGCCTCCCGCCTGTGGCTCGCAGAGACTGTGCGGTCGTGTGATGGTGGCGGGGCCTCGGTGTTTGTGTACCTGGCGCCTCGGTGgctgtggggttggggggggggcggttgtGGAGGAGCGCTGAGGCTTCTTGACTTCTTGTCTCTGTTTCCTCTCTTGTGAGCTGGTGTTGCGTTCAGCTTGGCTATAACGAAGTCCGCTTTCATCCTTCGTTCTAGGGCCAGGAATCACCTTCAGGACAGTCTGGTGATAGTTCGGTGATAGTAATTAAGGAGGAAAGCGTCCACGGTAAGTAATTTTACCCCGCGTGTCTGTGTTAGCGCACTACTAGAGTGTGCTTCTGTGGAACTTACCTTTCTCTTACCTTGAAGGCAGAGAGCTAGTTTCTGGAGTGGCCCTTGTCCCCAGAGCCAAGTCAGGGAAATCCCTGGGAAAGCATGGGGAGTGCTTGCTGATATTTACACCACTGGTATTCTCTTAGAGTTCTAAGATGTTCcatttttaatgctttctttttaacatatttttgctttctaatggttagaaataatttttttccgtACTGTTGAATTAACTAGACTGACTGAATCTTATCGTTATTCTATGGTTGATGGACAcaatactttgtgtgtgtgtttgtcttatATTTGAGGAAGATTTGTGTTTCTGTATCCTGATAAAACTCAGGCAAGCATCACATCAGGAgatagtctttttcttttaaaaaaaggtataATCTAGTTCTTACCCTAGTCGCGATTCTAAGATGGACCACCGAATTACCAAATTGCTAGTGACAGTCTCCATTATGAAGttgatgtgttttttttcttgttactaAAAAGTAAGCTAAGTGCTGTTCATTTTGGTACAATAAATGCCCTGTCAGCTGTTGCGTTAATGGCTTTAACACCAACCCTTGCCTGAATCAATAATTTTGTAAAGTGtctcaaaatgatttaaaaaaaagaaaaacacctctGATTCTACATTTATTATCTGGGATTCTGTACAGTCTTAGGTCCTGCCTATTTTGGCCTTTCAGCTGGTCAGTTTTTCACCAGTCATCAAAAAGAAATTTGTGAATACTACTGTTTCTCATAGTAGTAttcctgccttccctctgctATTGTTGCTTCTTGCCAGACTTGACTTTGCACTTACTCTGTTGTGCTTCATGGCACACTTCATTAGTTAGACAGTTTTTAGGAATGGATATTGTTTTGACTGGGTGATTTTCATAGGATACCTGAAATGATATTTCAGATTATGTGGTAGTTGTGTGAGATGAAGGGATGTGGGCAGGATTCTAGAGCTATGAGGGACTTTATTAGGGAAAGGGAACTAGTGGGGACTAAAAGATTGGAAGGATAACAAATCGCTGACTCAGTTATTACCACTTAGAAAAGCCATTTTCTCAACAGCAGGTTCCTAGCATAGGTGGGCACAGTGTGGAAAGGACTAGGTTTAGTGCCAGCCAGATTTCATATCTGGTTTGTATCTCTACTCTCTCATTACTTTGGCAAGTGCAAACTAAATAAGAGTCAATAACGGAACCTTTATAAATGCACATCTTATTCAATTAAATACACTTTTTTATCCACATTTTATAAGTAAATTGTGTCTGTGTTCTCAATTGCTATGAAGATTGTCAAGTGCCTAGCCCATAAGTTatgtgagacacacacacacattgttaacAGTACCTACAATTCTTGTGTTTTTGGTCTTCTGATATTTCCTCAGCTTTATCTTTCAGTCCTTTTACTGAGTTTTCCATTTTTgctaagctttttatttttagaagttcTTGTTTAATACTAGAAATGTCAATTTTTTATGGTCTTTTACTTGTCATGTGTCCGGCTAGAGTTCTGATTGTTTTGCGGatttagattttgttttctttttcttgcacttttctctttcttctttttttcttttaacaattttttcttttacattattttttattggagcatagttgtgttatatttacagtgttgtgttagtttctgctgtacagcaaagtgaatcagctatacctatacatatacatatattccctcttttttgtatttcctttccatttaggtcacctcagagcattgagtagagttctctgaactgtacagtaggttctcagttacctattttatactcagtatcaatagtatatatatgtcaggactatttttcttattagaggatttcttcaaatattttataatccttGGTTGGTCTGCTCATGGTTAAGAattgagaaatagaaaatagattgGAAAAATGAGTGGAATGTTTCAGCTTGGAGCTTCACTGTAGGATGAATCTTTTTAGGCCAATTGATGGAGAACCTCTGAAGTCATTATCTTTAGGTCTTTGATTTTTGGGGGGTTCCTAATTCCACAGAAAGGAGTTTTTCTGAGAAAGACGTTTTCTGGGTAAGAGTCTGCTGCTTGGAAGATTGAAGTCTGGATGTCAGCTCTCTGTAAATCAGCCGGGAAAGGGGGCATTTCAAATACATGATATTGAAGCATTCACCAATGCCTGGTAAACCTGGAACAAAGATCTTTTGTTCTATCCTCTCCAAAGAATAGAAGTCTAGAACTTGTGCCAGAAAGGGGGAACGCCTGTGATCATCAACGTGGAGAAAGGGAAGGGACCTGGAATTTCACATCCTCCTTGTTTTAGCTGTCTGCTTCCTATTCCAGTGTGATATATCAGGAGTTACAGGCTTTGAGCCTTTTGAGGATTCCGCAGCTTAAGTCAGAAGTTTCACAGCTTTTTCCTTCACTGTTAGAGTTAGGCTGTCTCAGGCAGAGTTGGTTAACTACTCATCCACCTGCTCTTCAGCTTATcaaattttttgcttttgtttcttctttagtttttccttttcttgtgagTAGGAACTTTACTGTCATTTATGGGGATTTTAGAAGGGATTGAAGTTAGTTTTGTGTGATCAATCTACCATCTCTTAAGTGCCGGTTACTTAGGTACTTAAGTAGTTCTCCTGCTGTTTGTTGTGATTGTTCATTTGATTCTTCCTTTTCCTATCTCTTTACATTTGTGAGTAAAACCTCGAGAATCATCATACACCTTTATTTAGTTTTTGATTTTAAATAGGAATCCTTGTAGTATATACTAACAGGAAGCTAACTTTGAAATTGatgttatttttatgtaaatatacaaatatttttatattacaaaaGATCTGTTACAGTATAAGTTCAGAGATGCCCTAGAATGTGTTCTAGAACTTATTAAGTGATCAACAAATTTTTGTAGCATGCATCCTTTATGTTTCATAGAGCCTTGAAGGTATAGCTGTGCCTATAGGTAGCCAAAAATGAACCCTTGGAGCAgtgattaaatatttgaaaatactttcttgGTGATTTTAATATTTGAAGGCTCATGAGCAGGTTTGTTTACCTTTATCATCATGTGCTAATCTTGTCATATTAATAACTCACCATTTCTATTTTAGCTACTGTTTTTTGAGTCATTTTAATATGTAAGTTCTACCAAATTGTGCataaacataaatgaatattGACTGGCTAGTAAATTATTcaactttttttaattgaaggtgaTCTCAGGAAATTAATGATACTGAATTATAACTTAAGAACTCAGCAGACATTTTTGCAGCTTTAAAAGGCATATTTAAAAAACTATGACACTGAACTgcatacttaaaaatgattaaaatagcattttttgTTACATATTTTACTGTAATCTTTTGAAAAGATAACTGTAGCAATCTTTAGGAAATAAAAACTAGAATAAAAGTAAACACAATAGGGCAAAGGACCCTAATTTGTGTCTTTGTTTTAGTGTTAACTCTTATCTTTACCGATAATTAAATACCTTCTTAACTTTGCAAGGTTACTACCTACAACCTAGAAATAATTTGCATATAAGAGTCTTGCTTGTAGCAGGACGGTGGCCATGGAAGTTGGAATCCACTAAGGAGTGTGTAACAACTCACCTGCCGAATCAACTAGCCCTGAAAATGGATGGCGCTGGAGCGTCGGGCCCATACCCGGCCGTTGCCGGCAGTCGGAGAGGCACGAGAGGGACGGGAGCCCCGGGAGGCGAGGGGTCGGCGTgggggtgggaaaaaaaaagataaaagaaaaaaaaaaaaagtcttgcttgGGTTTCAGCCTTTTTAGTTAGGCTGAAATTCtagtccaatttttttttctcttggctgcactgtgaggcttgtgggatatcacttccctgaccagggattgagccctgggCCACAACAGTGAAAACCTGGAatccttaccactgagcaaccaggaaacTCCCTTTAGATTCCACACTTCTCTGTGtggattttcctttaattttatattaattttcattGTATCAAGATGAAAATTAAATAGTTGTAGATGAATAAGATACCACAgaaagggaacttccctggtggtccaggggttaggacttcaccttccaatgtagggggtgagggttcagtccctgtttagggagctaagatcctgcgtACTTCTTGACCAGAAAACCAAAGCAGGAAACAGAAGcagcattgtaacaaattcagtaaagattaaaaaaaaaagataacgcAGGAAGACTAAAATATTTAAGATTAATTAGACACTTGTTGAAATCCTAGGGTAGAGCCAAAGTATTTGCCTGAATACCTTCTCAATAGAGAGAGATTTATCATTTTTACACTCTTTAATATGGTCTAGGCAGAGACCAGGGACTTGTTTGTCTAGTTATCACAGTAAAAACCTCAGAGTCCTATTTTATCCCCATTTATAGTATAAACAACAGTTTATAGCTTAGAAAAGTAAAACTCAATTAAGTGAGGTAATTCGCTTAGTGCCTTAGATAAActttaactttttctctttttggataATAccatagaaatatttaaaacttttttgtagGCTTATGTTTAtagaattaagaaaatgatagTTAAATTATATAAACAGTGACTTTTAATAGTGGTTAGGGTTAGGTTTTAACTTTTTTACAATCTGAAATTTGGAAATGGGTAAATActttactttatctttttttttcagaaatagatGACTGGAATGAGCTGAGCATAAAGAAtcccctttctattgttttctttgggaAGATTAAGATAGAACCTAACAGCCACCAGAGGGCACCATGGAGTCCGCTATTGCTCTTTCCCAGAAATTGTACTTTTCTGTTTTAGATTTATTCAAATACAGAAAGAACTAACaagaatttatgtgtgtgtaaataacaGTTCTTAAATTTCATGATTTAGTTTAGGCGAGTTATTGCCTCTTTCCTTTGAAAATCAACCACATAAGCTTATTGGATGTGTGTTAACTCTGATcctaattttcttatttcctttataaCCCTTTTTAACTGGTTCCTTAGATTTGTTATTTATCTTTGAAGTAGAGTTACGTGagtgttaattttatttcatcttaataAAACAAGGACTTAAGAAATTGTATGCAATAATTGCATATAATGTGGTGTCTATGAGATAGATTAGAGAGTCAGATTTCTTGGGTTTGACTCCTGATTCCACCCTTTCCAGCAATGGAGACTTGGGCAAGCCACGCAGATTACTTACTATCttctgagtcttagtttcctgatcagtaAAATGAGACAAAGAATAGTTCCAACCTCACTTATTTAAGCTTTTACTGAATTACTTTATTTAATGATATAGCACCCATTAAGAATAAACATTATAATAAACATTATCTATTGTATGACTAAATACTATCACTTAAAATTAGTTGGGAAAATTTTAGAGTGGAATGTTACTTGGCATATTTCAGTAAGAAGTGTTTAAAATTGAATGATGACTGCTGTATGAGTTCTCTTAATTAGCACCCCTACAGATCCCACCTCTTTCACTGTCTTGAGCTTCTAAGAAAACTGAAGCCAGCATTTGTAAACTTACCTCAGCTTTCCATCTATTGTTTCTACATACCTATAATGCTCCAGTTATAATTGGAcaaacccttgaacaacatgggtttgaactgcccAGATCCActtaatacatacattttttttcagtaaatactgTAGTATTGCAGGATCCagggttggttgaatctgtggatgtggaacCTCGGATACAGAGGGCCAGCTGTAGGACTTGAGCCTCCGTGGATATCCTGGGACCAACCCCCTGCGGGTACTGAGGGACAGCCATACACTTAACTTTTCCCTCTTTTGAGAGAAAGGTGATTTCTTGTTCATGATTAGCTTCATTACCACCTGTGCTGTGCATATCCTCATCCTCCTCTTGTCTCATCTGCTTTGAGAGCTTTGCTTCATTGGATCTTTCACTTCTCCAAATTCTTCCAATTATTTGGATCTGGATCCTTTCCTTTGTCATTCTTTAGTGCATATAGGTACACAgaagtgtttgttaaataaaacaaGGCTGAGAATTTGGGGCCTAAAGTTAGAGCCCTGAGTGGAAATGCCATTTGGGCTTACCCAGATGTTTCCTGATCTATAAGATGAATTAAACTATATGTACCTCATGGgttttttcagaattttacatAGACCTATAATGTAGTATCTGGCAATTTGTGGACAATGACAAAAAAAGTTTCAGAATAATTTAATTACATAGTTATGTTGGAAGcagagaatttgaaaaacaatgaTGAAACACAGTTTGGACAATATAATAATTTTAGTAGATAAAGGTATATCTGGTATAATAATTGTATTTGGACCCTGGGTTATTGGTAATTGATGGAATTATTTTGTACTATTTTCTATTTCAGTGAAAAACTTATTAATAAAATCccataaaagaatttaaaatttcactGTGCTGTTTAATTGcaataaaatgtaataatcaTAATTTacttgaacttttttttcttttctctgtgttaCAGGTTCTTTGGCATGGATGAATGTTCAGCAGGAAGTTTAGACTTGACTGAACAGACTCCTATCTTATTAGGGAGTAAAGCCATGGCAGCTAGTCTCATGGATGTAGGAGACTCATTTGGTGACACAGCTAGTCCTTTAGTTAATAGATCTAGAAACTCATCGGTGgaaggtgatgatgatgatgttgtgTTTATTGAATCTATACAACCTCCTTCAATTTCTGCTCCAGTAATAGCTGATCAAAGACATTTTGTATTTCCTGcatcaagaaataaaaagcttctaGGACATTATTCTGTAATTCTTCCTTCCTCAAGATATTTGGCTTCTCAGAAGGGAAATATAAGTGAGACAATTGTTATTGATGATGAAGaggacatggaaacaaatgaaaggaaaaagacagtttctcccagttttattgaaTGGGGATTTCCTGGAACTAAAAACAGAACCAAAGATTTGGATTTCTCCACTTCCAGTCTTTCAAGAAGTAAGGTAAATGCAGGAATGGGTAATGGTGTTATCACTACAGAATCGACTCTGAAATTCATATTACTAATGTTACAACTTTAGAAGCAGGTTTTAAGCTCTGAATGATGGGCGAGATATGAACTTAATGATTACAAATATAACATCACTATAGAATTCCAACTTGGGAGATGTCGCTAAAGGACTTCAGTCAAGTAATTTTGGTGTTAATATGCAAACATACACCCCGTCTTTAACTTCACAGACCAAGACTGCAGTAGGACCTTTTAATCCTGGTAGAATGAATGTGGCAGGAGGTGAATTTCAGAATGGAGGATTTACAACTCATCATAGTCCTGGTAAGCAGTGAGTGATACTAAATACTTTGCTTTCACCCTAAATTTGTAAGCTGTTGGCTTTTACTCTTAGTACCtatatccagttttttttttttattctatatatgaaatattttttgttaacTTTCATATTAAGATAGAATTTTTTACTTAGTAAAACTGCAATTTACCTAAGTGTTTTGTATCTTAAGTTTTAACTGAAAACTCCCATAATTCTTACCTCCATCTTTGTTTACcatctttattttaatgtaaaattcgTAGGATAAAAAGATGGGTAGTGAACTAAAGGATTAA includes the following:
- the ZMYM5 gene encoding zinc finger MYM-type protein 5 isoform X3 is translated as MDECSAGSLDLTEQTPILLGSKAMAASLMDVGDSFGDTASPLVNRSRNSSVEGDDDDVVFIESIQPPSISAPVIADQRHFVFPASRNKKLLGHYSVILPSSRYLASQKGNISETIVIDDEEDMETNERKKTVSPSFIEWGFPGTKNRTKDLDFSTSSLSRSKTKTAVGPFNPGRMNVAGGEFQNGGFTTHHSPDSA
- the ZMYM5 gene encoding zinc finger MYM-type protein 5 isoform X2 — its product is MDECSAGSLDLTEQTPILLGSKAMAASLMDVGDSFGDTASPLVNRSRNSSVEGDDDDVVFIESIQPPSISAPVIADQRHFVFPASRNKKLLGHYSVILPSSRYLASQKGNISETIVIDDEEDMETNERKKTVSPSFIEWGFPGTKNRTKDLDFSTSSLSRSKTKTAVGPFNPGRMNVAGGEFQNGGFTTHHSPEMHLPKKLLLFLKGSQVNPSQNVVVRLVCLPMKTARIFEKEF